In Arsenicicoccus sp. oral taxon 190, the following are encoded in one genomic region:
- the msrB gene encoding peptide-methionine (R)-S-oxide reductase MsrB — translation MTEREYPVTKTDEQWRASLTPAEHAVLRQAGTERPFVGEYTDTTTEGVYSCRACGAELFTHAEKFPSHCGWPSFYAPSEADNVELRVDRSLGMVRVEVLCAQCGSHLGHVFEGEGYPTPTDQRYCINSISMRLSPS, via the coding sequence ATGACCGAGCGCGAGTACCCCGTGACCAAGACCGACGAGCAGTGGCGTGCCTCGCTCACGCCCGCCGAGCATGCCGTGCTGCGTCAGGCCGGCACCGAGCGACCGTTCGTCGGGGAGTACACCGACACGACCACCGAGGGCGTCTACAGCTGTCGCGCCTGCGGCGCCGAGCTGTTCACCCACGCCGAGAAGTTCCCCTCCCACTGCGGGTGGCCGTCGTTCTATGCCCCCTCCGAGGCCGACAACGTCGAGCTGCGCGTGGACCGGTCGCTCGGGATGGTGCGGGTCGAGGTGCTGTGCGCGCAGTGCGGCTCGCACCTGGGGCACGTCTTCGAGGGCGAGGGCTACCCGACGCCGACCGACCAGCGGTACTGCATCAACTCGATCTCCATGCGCCTCTCCCCTTCCTGA
- a CDS encoding DUF4349 domain-containing protein, whose translation MRRNAAPRPYAAPLALGVAALIAVTACTSSSGSASNAVAPADAGTERVGSAPAPLSATPSGSPPGATPGTKAVERRDIVRTGTLGATVTDLGAAAARVRALVASYGGIGANEELRRSTDQGSSPTDTFTLRVPEARFGAAVEELATVGTVTARTVRAEDVTGQVADTAGRVKTMQASLDRTRALMARAASIEDITRLESELTRREADLEGMQAQLATLRSQAAMSTITFR comes from the coding sequence ATGAGGCGCAACGCAGCTCCCAGGCCGTATGCCGCACCCCTCGCTCTCGGGGTCGCCGCACTGATCGCCGTGACCGCCTGCACCAGCAGCTCCGGGTCGGCCTCCAACGCCGTGGCACCGGCCGACGCGGGCACCGAACGCGTCGGCTCCGCGCCGGCGCCCCTCTCGGCCACCCCGTCGGGGTCCCCGCCCGGAGCGACACCCGGCACCAAGGCAGTCGAGAGACGCGACATCGTCCGCACCGGGACCCTGGGGGCCACCGTCACCGATCTCGGGGCCGCGGCGGCGCGGGTGCGGGCTCTGGTGGCGTCATACGGCGGGATCGGCGCCAACGAGGAGCTGCGCCGGTCCACGGATCAGGGATCCTCCCCCACCGACACCTTCACGCTGCGGGTGCCCGAGGCACGGTTCGGCGCCGCGGTCGAGGAGCTCGCCACGGTGGGCACCGTGACGGCGCGGACGGTCCGGGCCGAGGACGTCACGGGCCAGGTCGCGGACACGGCCGGCCGGGTCAAGACGATGCAGGCGAGCCTGGACCGCACCCGCGCGCTGATGGCCCGCGCGGCCTCCATCGAGGACATCACCCGGCTCGAGTCCGAGCTCACCCGACGCGAGGCCGACCTGGAGGGGATGCAGGCCCAGCTGGCCACGCTGCGCTCCCAGGCCGCCATGTCGACCATCACCTTCCGCTGA
- a CDS encoding ATP-dependent DNA ligase, with protein sequence MTLPIATPVSPMLAKAVSDVPDADAVPGGLSYEPKWDGFRCIVVRDGDDIVLASRGAKPLTRYFPEVVERVREHLPQRCVVDAEIVVRAGRAGAEHLDWDLLSARIHPAASRVTKLSQETPAELVCFDLLATGDRALVDEAFADRRAALEELLAGVAPDSGIHLTRVTRDPDEARRWFEDFEGAGLDGVVAKPLAQPYAPGKRTMLKVKHKRTAEAVVVGYRIHKSGSGVGSLLLGMYTDAGDLVNVGGIAAFTAARRAALVEELEPLVLRDEAGEVVAAETDRSRFSSSKDVSYVPLRPERVVEVAFDQLEKARFRHAVTFLRWRPDREPGSCTLAQVDRAPAYDLGDVLVR encoded by the coding sequence ATGACGCTCCCCATCGCCACCCCCGTCTCGCCGATGCTGGCCAAGGCCGTGAGCGACGTGCCGGACGCCGACGCCGTGCCCGGCGGGCTCTCCTACGAGCCGAAGTGGGACGGCTTCCGGTGCATCGTGGTCCGCGACGGCGACGACATCGTGCTGGCCTCGCGGGGCGCCAAGCCGCTGACGCGCTACTTCCCGGAGGTCGTGGAGCGGGTGCGCGAGCACCTGCCGCAGCGGTGCGTCGTGGACGCCGAGATCGTGGTGCGCGCCGGCCGCGCCGGCGCCGAGCACCTGGACTGGGACCTGCTCTCGGCGCGCATCCACCCGGCGGCGTCCCGGGTGACCAAGCTGTCGCAGGAGACGCCGGCGGAGCTGGTGTGCTTCGACCTGCTCGCGACCGGCGACCGGGCCCTCGTGGACGAGGCCTTCGCCGACCGGCGGGCTGCGCTGGAGGAGCTGCTCGCGGGCGTCGCCCCGGACAGCGGCATCCACCTGACCCGGGTGACCCGGGACCCCGACGAAGCCCGGCGCTGGTTCGAGGACTTCGAGGGCGCCGGGCTGGACGGGGTGGTGGCCAAGCCGCTGGCGCAGCCCTACGCCCCGGGCAAGCGGACGATGCTGAAGGTCAAGCACAAGCGCACCGCCGAGGCGGTGGTCGTGGGCTACCGGATCCACAAGAGCGGGTCCGGCGTGGGCTCGCTGCTGCTGGGGATGTACACCGACGCCGGCGACCTGGTCAACGTCGGCGGCATCGCCGCCTTCACCGCGGCCCGGCGGGCGGCGCTGGTCGAGGAGCTCGAGCCCCTGGTGCTGCGCGACGAGGCCGGCGAAGTGGTCGCGGCCGAGACCGACCGCTCCCGGTTCAGCTCCTCCAAGGACGTGTCCTACGTGCCGTTGCGCCCCGAGCGCGTGGTGGAGGTCGCCTTCGACCAGCTCGAGAAGGCGAGGTTCCGGCACGCCGTGACCTTCCTGCGGTGGCGGCCCGACCGTGAGCCGGGGTCGTGCACCCTGGCGCAGGTGGACCGCGCTCCCGCCTACGACCTGGGGGACGTGCTGGTCCGCTGA
- the hemQ gene encoding hydrogen peroxide-dependent heme synthase has translation MSLKPQQHRRPSPAEVRAINDSIRYTMWSVFQVVDSVGDEREGLLAEAQAFFDQLAADGQVTVRGIYDVAGLRADADFMIWWHGESVEAVQRAYHAFRRTELGRACDPVWSNVAIHRPAEFNKSHIPAFMADETPRAYVCVYPFVRSYEWYLLADEERRDLLVEHGRMARDYPDVRANTVASFALGDYEWLLAFEADDLHRIVDLMRHLRGAAARRHTREEVPFFTGPRVDLDQLVADLP, from the coding sequence ATGAGTCTGAAGCCCCAGCAGCACCGCCGTCCGTCTCCCGCCGAGGTCCGCGCGATCAACGACTCGATCCGCTACACGATGTGGTCGGTCTTCCAGGTCGTCGACAGCGTGGGCGACGAGCGCGAGGGTCTGTTGGCCGAGGCGCAGGCCTTCTTCGACCAGCTGGCCGCCGACGGCCAGGTGACGGTGCGGGGGATCTACGACGTGGCGGGGCTGCGGGCCGACGCGGACTTCATGATCTGGTGGCACGGCGAGTCGGTCGAGGCGGTGCAGCGGGCCTACCACGCGTTCCGGCGCACGGAGCTCGGGCGGGCCTGCGACCCGGTGTGGTCCAACGTCGCGATCCACCGGCCGGCGGAGTTCAACAAGAGCCACATCCCGGCGTTCATGGCCGACGAGACGCCCCGCGCCTACGTGTGCGTGTACCCCTTCGTGCGGTCCTACGAGTGGTACCTCCTCGCCGACGAGGAGCGCCGCGACCTGCTCGTCGAGCACGGCCGGATGGCGCGCGACTACCCGGACGTGCGGGCCAACACCGTGGCCAGCTTCGCCCTGGGTGACTACGAGTGGCTGCTGGCCTTCGAGGCCGACGACCTGCACCGGATCGTCGACCTGATGCGTCATCTGCGGGGCGCGGCAGCGCGTCGGCACACCCGCGAGGAGGTGCCGTTCTTCACGGGCCCGCGCGTGGACCTCGACCAGCTCGTCGCCGACCTGCCCTGA
- a CDS encoding VOC family protein, giving the protein MITAVHTLIYSDDPDATRAFLRDVLQLPSVGGDDWPIYRTGPSELGVHPTSAEQDGESWSTARRHEIALMCDDIEETRVELERRGATFSGETQDMGWGIGAIVQVPGADGILVYQPRHEIAHS; this is encoded by the coding sequence ATGATCACCGCCGTCCACACCCTCATCTACTCCGACGACCCCGACGCCACCCGCGCCTTCCTGCGCGACGTGCTGCAGCTGCCCAGCGTCGGCGGTGATGACTGGCCGATCTACCGCACCGGCCCGTCCGAGCTGGGCGTGCACCCCACGAGCGCCGAGCAGGACGGCGAGTCCTGGTCGACCGCGCGCCGTCACGAGATCGCGCTGATGTGCGACGACATCGAGGAGACGCGCGTCGAGCTGGAGCGCCGCGGTGCGACCTTCTCGGGGGAGACGCAGGACATGGGATGGGGGATCGGGGCGATCGTGCAGGTGCCCGGAGCGGACGGGATCCTGGTCTACCAGCCCCGTCACGAGATCGCCCACTCCTGA
- a CDS encoding YihY/virulence factor BrkB family protein — MSPRRTATRALARVPGGLVAARLVRETVRVCLRYRVTGLASEAGFFALLSLPPLILGLVGGLGYVGAWLGQGTVDLLVADLARYAQRFLTDESVGLVLVPTMDEVLRSGRLDVLSLGFVLSLWSGSRALNVFLDTISIMYGQSGVRGIVRSRALSFSLYTVAVVVGAVVLPLVLAGPDLLARALPGPSALVSVLYWPLVTGAVVWAITSLFHIATPRRSPWRRDLPGAVLTVVLWVVISYVVRAWLGASVGGTSIYGPLAAPIVLLVWFYFLAIAVLIGAAMNAAVRHLWPVPDRASARERMVSRVRTELETRREPTPPAAAARSPWGPVIAGLVPAASGGDAWGVTRLDAPQRNRLVSVSTHGG; from the coding sequence ATGTCGCCCCGCCGCACCGCCACCCGTGCGCTGGCCAGGGTGCCCGGCGGGTTGGTCGCCGCGCGCCTGGTCCGCGAGACGGTGCGCGTCTGCCTGCGCTACCGGGTCACCGGGCTGGCGTCCGAGGCGGGCTTCTTCGCGCTGCTGTCGCTGCCGCCACTGATCCTGGGGCTGGTGGGTGGCCTCGGCTACGTCGGCGCCTGGCTCGGCCAGGGCACGGTGGACCTGCTGGTCGCCGACCTCGCGCGCTACGCCCAGCGCTTCCTCACCGACGAGAGCGTCGGGTTGGTCCTCGTCCCGACGATGGACGAGGTGCTGCGCTCGGGGCGTCTCGACGTCCTCTCGCTGGGCTTCGTGCTGTCGCTCTGGTCCGGCTCGCGGGCCCTCAACGTTTTCCTCGACACCATCTCGATCATGTACGGCCAGAGCGGGGTCCGCGGCATCGTGCGCTCCCGGGCGCTGTCCTTCTCGCTCTACACCGTCGCCGTGGTCGTGGGCGCCGTGGTGCTGCCGCTGGTGCTGGCCGGCCCGGACCTGCTGGCCCGCGCGCTGCCCGGGCCGTCCGCCCTGGTCAGCGTCCTCTACTGGCCGCTCGTGACCGGCGCAGTCGTGTGGGCGATCACCTCGCTCTTCCACATCGCGACGCCCCGCCGCTCGCCGTGGCGTCGCGACCTGCCCGGCGCGGTGCTCACCGTCGTGCTCTGGGTGGTGATCTCCTACGTGGTGCGGGCCTGGCTCGGCGCGTCGGTCGGGGGCACCTCGATCTACGGGCCGCTCGCCGCCCCCATCGTCCTGCTGGTCTGGTTCTACTTCCTCGCCATCGCCGTCCTGATCGGAGCCGCCATGAACGCCGCCGTCCGTCACCTGTGGCCGGTCCCGGACCGGGCGAGCGCCCGGGAGCGCATGGTCTCCCGGGTGCGCACCGAGCTCGAGACGCGGCGCGAGCCGACGCCCCCGGCCGCGGCTGCCCGCTCGCCCTGGGGCCCGGTCATCGCGGGACTGGTCCCGGCGGCCTCCGGCGGGGACGCGTGGGGCGTCACCAGATTGGACGCACCGCAGCGGAATCGGTTAGTGTCGGTCAGCACGCACGGAGGGTGA
- the ligD gene encoding non-homologous end-joining DNA ligase produces MASKAIQIEVPGPDGQTRSVRLSSPDRVMWPATADEQPVTKEDLARYVVAVGERLLPRLADRPVTLQRFPEGIEGEEFYSKNPPRGVPDFARTTMCTYPSGRRHPQLVIDEVATAVWAVQMSTVTFHPWPVRTGDNDNPDELRIDLDPQPGTGFAEAVEAATTLREVMGEAGLTPYVKTSGNRGLHVFAPIEPAHEFLAVRHAVIAIARELERRLPDLVTTAWWKEQRGARIFADFNQACRDRTLASAYSPRPLPGAPVSMPIAWRDLGDTAPRDWTLRTIPQALGTVADPWADLDEHAAPIDVALQWWDRDVQERGLGELNFPPDYPKMAGEPPRVQPSRARPAQE; encoded by the coding sequence GTGGCGAGCAAGGCGATCCAGATCGAGGTGCCCGGCCCGGACGGGCAGACCCGCAGTGTGCGCCTGTCGAGCCCGGACCGGGTGATGTGGCCGGCCACCGCCGACGAGCAGCCCGTGACCAAGGAGGACCTGGCGCGCTACGTCGTCGCGGTCGGCGAGCGGCTGCTGCCGCGCCTCGCGGACCGGCCGGTCACGCTCCAGCGGTTCCCGGAGGGCATCGAGGGGGAGGAGTTCTATTCCAAGAACCCCCCTCGCGGCGTCCCCGACTTCGCCCGCACCACGATGTGTACCTACCCCTCCGGCCGCCGCCACCCGCAGCTGGTGATCGATGAGGTCGCGACGGCGGTGTGGGCGGTGCAGATGAGCACGGTGACCTTCCACCCGTGGCCGGTCAGGACCGGCGACAACGACAACCCCGACGAGCTGCGCATCGACCTGGACCCGCAGCCGGGCACCGGTTTCGCGGAGGCGGTGGAGGCGGCGACCACGCTGCGGGAGGTGATGGGGGAGGCGGGGCTGACGCCGTACGTCAAGACCAGCGGCAACCGTGGCCTGCACGTCTTCGCCCCCATCGAGCCAGCCCACGAGTTCCTCGCGGTGCGGCACGCGGTGATCGCGATCGCCCGCGAGCTCGAGCGGCGGCTGCCCGACCTGGTCACCACCGCCTGGTGGAAGGAGCAGCGGGGCGCCCGGATCTTCGCAGACTTCAACCAGGCCTGCCGGGACCGCACCCTGGCGAGCGCCTACAGCCCTCGTCCGCTCCCGGGTGCGCCGGTCAGTATGCCGATCGCCTGGCGTGACCTCGGGGACACCGCCCCTCGCGACTGGACGCTCCGGACGATCCCGCAGGCCCTGGGCACGGTGGCCGACCCGTGGGCGGACCTCGACGAGCACGCCGCCCCCATCGACGTGGCGCTGCAGTGGTGGGACCGGGACGTGCAGGAGCGAGGCCTGGGAGAGCTCAACTTCCCGCCGGACTACCCCAAGATGGCGGGAGAACCACCGCGGGTGCAGCCGTCCCGGGCACGCCCGGCGCAGGAGTGA
- the glgX gene encoding glycogen debranching protein GlgX: MEIWPGKPYPLGATYDGSGVNFAVFSEVAEFVELCLIDDEGAEQRLVMTEVDGYVWHCYIPQLQPGQRYGYRVHGPFDPAQGNRCNPAKLLLDPYAKAIDGQISNDESLFSYTFDDPSAFNDEDSLGHTMLSVVINPYFDWGHDRPPRREYHDTIIYEAHVKGLTMTHPEVPEDIRGTYAAIAHPAVVAHLKQLGVTAIELLPVHQFIQDTSLQEKGLRNYWGYNTIGFLAPHNEYASSGTRGQQVTEFKSMVKALHEADIEVILDVVYNHTAEGNHMGPTLAFRGLDNNAYYRLVTNDLASYYDTTGTGNSLLMRNPHVLQLIMDSLRYWVTEMHVDGFRFDLAATLARQFHEVDKLSAFFDLIQQDPVVSQVKLIAEPWDVGDGGYHVGNFPPLWTEWNGKYRDTVRDFWRGEPATLGEFASRLTGSSDLYAHSARKPIASINFVIAHDGFTLRDLVSYNEKHNEANGEGNNDGESHNRSWNCGVEGPTDDEAINALRAQQQRNLLTTLLVSQGVPMIAHGDELGRSQGGNNNGYCQDNEISWIDWDLDEDQRALMDFTASLTALRSAHPVFRRRRFFKGDAAHGGTSDLGDIEWFTAHGSQMSDQDWSSGYAKTLSVFLNGHAINAPDQRGRMVVDDDFLLLFNAHHDVIDFTMPPEDYGQEWEVVLDTSEPQLAEERVWEARSVNRVAPRSVVVLRSSGQAEEPSPGVATAPTAKSGPSIPAAPALDPAARRPRTAPQPTEQG; this comes from the coding sequence ATGGAAATCTGGCCTGGCAAGCCGTACCCCCTCGGCGCCACCTACGACGGCAGCGGCGTCAACTTCGCCGTCTTCTCCGAGGTCGCGGAGTTCGTCGAGCTGTGCCTCATCGACGACGAGGGCGCCGAGCAGCGCCTCGTGATGACCGAGGTCGACGGCTACGTGTGGCACTGCTACATCCCCCAGCTGCAGCCCGGGCAGCGCTACGGCTACCGCGTCCACGGTCCCTTCGACCCGGCGCAGGGCAACCGGTGCAACCCGGCCAAGCTGCTGCTCGACCCCTACGCGAAGGCCATCGACGGGCAGATCAGCAACGACGAGTCGCTCTTCTCCTACACGTTCGACGACCCGTCGGCGTTCAACGACGAGGACTCCCTCGGGCACACCATGCTGTCCGTGGTCATCAACCCCTACTTCGACTGGGGCCACGACCGCCCGCCGCGCCGGGAGTACCACGACACGATCATCTACGAGGCCCACGTCAAGGGCCTGACGATGACCCACCCCGAGGTCCCCGAGGACATCCGCGGCACGTATGCCGCCATCGCCCACCCCGCCGTGGTCGCGCACCTCAAGCAGCTCGGCGTCACCGCGATCGAGCTGCTGCCGGTGCACCAGTTCATCCAGGACACCTCGCTGCAGGAGAAGGGGCTGCGCAACTACTGGGGCTACAACACGATCGGCTTCCTCGCCCCGCACAACGAGTACGCCTCCTCCGGCACCCGCGGCCAGCAGGTCACGGAGTTCAAGTCCATGGTCAAGGCGCTGCACGAGGCGGACATCGAGGTCATCCTCGACGTCGTCTACAACCACACCGCCGAGGGCAACCACATGGGCCCGACCCTGGCCTTCCGCGGCCTGGACAACAACGCGTACTACCGCCTCGTGACCAACGACCTGGCGAGCTACTACGACACCACCGGCACCGGCAACTCCCTGCTGATGCGCAACCCGCACGTGCTGCAACTGATCATGGACTCGCTGCGCTACTGGGTCACCGAGATGCACGTCGACGGCTTCCGCTTCGACCTGGCCGCGACCCTGGCCCGGCAGTTCCACGAGGTCGACAAGCTGTCCGCGTTCTTCGACCTGATCCAGCAGGACCCGGTGGTCAGCCAGGTCAAGCTGATCGCCGAGCCGTGGGACGTCGGCGACGGCGGCTACCACGTCGGCAACTTCCCGCCCCTGTGGACGGAGTGGAACGGCAAGTACCGCGACACGGTCCGCGACTTCTGGCGCGGCGAGCCGGCCACCCTCGGCGAGTTCGCCTCCCGGCTGACGGGCTCCAGCGACCTCTACGCCCACTCGGCCCGCAAGCCCATCGCCTCGATCAACTTCGTCATCGCCCACGACGGATTCACGCTGCGGGACCTGGTGTCCTACAACGAGAAGCACAACGAGGCCAACGGCGAGGGCAACAACGACGGCGAGTCCCACAACCGCTCCTGGAACTGCGGGGTCGAGGGACCGACCGACGACGAGGCCATCAACGCGCTGCGCGCCCAGCAGCAGCGCAACCTCCTGACCACGCTCCTCGTGTCGCAGGGCGTCCCGATGATCGCCCACGGCGACGAGCTCGGGCGCTCCCAGGGCGGCAACAACAACGGCTACTGCCAGGACAACGAGATCTCCTGGATCGACTGGGACCTCGACGAGGACCAGCGCGCGCTGATGGACTTCACCGCGAGCCTCACCGCGCTGCGCTCGGCCCACCCGGTCTTCCGCCGCCGCCGCTTCTTCAAGGGTGACGCCGCTCACGGCGGCACCTCCGACCTCGGCGACATCGAGTGGTTCACCGCGCACGGCTCGCAGATGTCGGACCAGGACTGGAGCTCCGGCTACGCCAAGACGCTGTCGGTCTTCCTCAACGGCCACGCCATCAACGCGCCGGACCAGCGGGGCCGGATGGTCGTCGACGACGACTTCCTGCTGCTCTTCAACGCCCACCACGACGTCATCGACTTCACGATGCCGCCGGAGGACTACGGCCAGGAGTGGGAGGTCGTGCTGGACACCTCCGAGCCGCAGCTGGCCGAGGAACGCGTCTGGGAGGCCCGCAGCGTCAACCGCGTCGCCCCGCGCTCGGTCGTGGTGCTGCGCTCCAGCGGCCAGGCCGAGGAGCCGTCGCCCGGCGTCGCGACCGCCCCGACCGCCAAGTCCGGGCCGTCCATCCCCGCTGCCCCGGCCCTCGACCCCGCGGCCCGACGGCCGCGCACGGCGCCCCAGCCGACCGAGCAGGGCTGA
- a CDS encoding GOLPH3/VPS74 family protein, whose translation MTTNQPTTTTALFLLVLKDDGKPESMGQQTGYGLAGALLTDLVAAGRLAVSDDGKKLHVLSPAPTGDALLDEGLRRFAERDGKRLTSVIPAVARKLERAVGDYLAERGVVRVEEGGMLGLKPQRYPIVDPSRESELRRGLVEVLRGASPTAEQHSLIGLIHGLQLGTKVFHPDEVGLDKGDLKRRLKAVAESAGPGSDGVARAVQSANTAMIAAITAATIASSSGSS comes from the coding sequence ATGACGACCAACCAGCCCACCACGACCACCGCCCTCTTCCTGCTCGTGCTCAAGGACGACGGCAAGCCCGAGTCCATGGGCCAGCAGACCGGCTACGGCCTCGCCGGCGCCCTCCTCACCGACCTCGTCGCCGCCGGCCGGCTCGCCGTCAGCGACGACGGCAAGAAGCTCCACGTGCTCAGCCCGGCACCCACGGGGGACGCGCTGCTCGACGAGGGGCTGCGGCGCTTCGCGGAGAGGGACGGCAAGCGGCTCACCTCGGTCATCCCCGCCGTCGCGCGCAAGCTGGAGCGGGCGGTCGGCGACTACCTCGCCGAGCGTGGTGTGGTGCGGGTCGAGGAGGGTGGGATGCTGGGGCTCAAGCCGCAGCGATACCCGATCGTCGACCCGAGCCGTGAGTCCGAGCTGCGCCGGGGCCTGGTGGAGGTGCTGCGCGGAGCCAGCCCGACCGCCGAGCAGCACTCCCTGATCGGGCTGATCCACGGACTCCAGCTCGGCACCAAGGTGTTCCACCCCGACGAGGTCGGCCTGGACAAGGGGGACCTCAAGCGCCGCCTCAAGGCCGTCGCCGAGTCGGCCGGACCCGGGTCCGACGGCGTCGCCCGCGCGGTGCAGTCCGCCAACACGGCGATGATCGCGGCGATCACCGCGGCCACCATCGCTTCCTCGAGCGGCTCGAGCTGA
- a CDS encoding alpha/beta hydrolase family protein, which translates to MTRRHRPEPRAGLLRSYPRLVVATAATAVLAVGAATGWLSAAIYLAKKVVTPERRRPDDTEVVAFDDHSITLARTAETVVPGKYGLFLDGGESHVRFGRVLADDPGRGTITRRLHGVDLGTLHVGPARFHSYYYPTSPREALGLVTHDVDVPSDIGPLPSWLVPPPDGVTEGTRWAVLVHGRGAGREETVRAVATLHRAGLTCLTPSYRNDLVAPASSDGLYGLGLSEWRDVDAAIAYAVTHGATDVLLAGWSMGGAIVLQTVINSEHADHVSQVLLDGPVVDWPDVLHHHARAMRVPGQLTVLSMRLLGVPSARHLVGVESVLDLSATDVVARADELRHPILLIHSLDDEFVPAARSLDLAAARPDLVRLETWRVARHCKEWNVDQERWERVVADFVTQGARHTPAKVQP; encoded by the coding sequence GTGACGCGCCGCCACCGACCCGAGCCACGCGCCGGGCTGCTGCGCTCGTACCCACGGCTCGTCGTCGCCACCGCGGCCACCGCCGTGCTCGCCGTGGGCGCCGCCACGGGCTGGTTGAGCGCAGCCATCTACCTCGCCAAGAAGGTCGTGACGCCCGAGCGTCGACGTCCCGACGACACCGAGGTCGTGGCCTTCGACGACCACAGCATCACGCTGGCGCGCACCGCCGAGACCGTCGTCCCCGGCAAGTACGGCCTCTTCCTCGACGGCGGCGAGTCGCACGTGAGGTTCGGGCGGGTGCTGGCCGACGACCCCGGTCGCGGCACCATCACGCGGCGGCTGCACGGGGTCGACCTCGGGACGCTGCACGTCGGGCCGGCGCGGTTCCACTCCTACTACTACCCGACGAGCCCGCGCGAGGCGCTCGGCCTGGTCACCCACGACGTCGACGTGCCCAGCGACATCGGCCCCCTGCCGTCCTGGCTGGTCCCGCCGCCGGACGGCGTCACCGAGGGCACCCGCTGGGCGGTCCTCGTGCACGGTCGCGGCGCCGGGCGCGAGGAGACCGTCCGCGCCGTCGCCACCCTGCACCGCGCTGGCCTGACCTGCCTGACCCCCTCCTACCGCAACGACCTCGTGGCGCCCGCCTCCAGCGACGGGCTCTACGGCCTGGGGCTGTCGGAGTGGCGCGACGTCGACGCCGCCATCGCGTATGCCGTCACCCACGGCGCCACCGACGTGCTGCTCGCCGGGTGGTCCATGGGCGGCGCGATCGTGCTGCAGACCGTGATCAACTCCGAGCACGCCGACCACGTCTCGCAGGTGCTGCTCGACGGCCCGGTCGTGGACTGGCCCGACGTCCTGCACCACCACGCACGCGCGATGCGGGTGCCCGGGCAGCTGACCGTGCTGAGCATGCGGCTGCTGGGCGTGCCGTCCGCGCGACACCTCGTGGGCGTGGAGTCGGTGCTCGACCTCAGCGCCACCGACGTGGTGGCCCGCGCCGACGAGCTGCGCCACCCGATCCTGCTGATCCACTCCCTCGACGACGAGTTCGTGCCCGCCGCGCGGTCCCTCGACCTGGCCGCCGCCCGCCCCGACCTGGTGCGGCTCGAGACCTGGCGCGTCGCGCGGCACTGCAAGGAGTGGAACGTCGACCAGGAGCGGTGGGAACGCGTCGTGGCGGACTTCGTCACGCAGGGTGCGCGGCATACGCCCGCGAAGGTGCAACCATAG
- a CDS encoding PPK2 family polyphosphate kinase, which yields MAKTSKAKADADVTSDAKAVTKEAKKAEKKAAKKAEKVQKALEKAQKQEDKRAKVVDPEDRPSAHEGDAVFGDEDFTFSDTLRVDRGFVLADLDPRSTPGYAGDKKSAALDLAEGQSELSDLQERLWANGRDGDGPSVLLVVQGMDTSGKGGIMRHVVGSTDPGGVRYTAFKAPTAEERAHDFLWRIERALPDPGQLGVFDRSQYEDVLVVRVHDLVPRSEWMRRYAQINAFERQALARGITVVKVMLHISSDEQRERLGERLARPDKYYKYNPGDIDERGRWGDYMEAYQAVLAKTSTRGAPWHVVPADRKWYARLAVQQILLEHLRGLDLQWPEATFDVAEEKERLAQS from the coding sequence ATGGCAAAGACCTCCAAGGCCAAGGCGGACGCAGACGTGACGTCCGACGCCAAGGCCGTCACCAAGGAAGCCAAGAAGGCCGAGAAGAAGGCCGCCAAGAAGGCCGAGAAGGTGCAGAAGGCCCTGGAGAAGGCCCAGAAGCAGGAGGACAAGCGCGCCAAGGTGGTGGACCCGGAGGACCGACCGTCCGCCCACGAGGGTGACGCGGTCTTCGGCGACGAGGACTTCACCTTCAGCGACACGCTGCGCGTGGACCGCGGCTTCGTCCTGGCCGACCTGGACCCCCGCTCCACCCCCGGCTACGCCGGCGACAAGAAGTCGGCGGCGCTCGACCTCGCCGAGGGCCAGAGCGAGCTGTCCGACCTGCAGGAGCGCCTGTGGGCCAACGGCCGTGACGGCGACGGCCCGTCGGTGCTGCTGGTCGTGCAGGGCATGGACACCTCCGGCAAGGGCGGGATCATGCGGCACGTCGTGGGGTCCACCGACCCCGGCGGCGTGAGGTACACCGCGTTCAAGGCGCCCACCGCGGAGGAGCGGGCCCACGACTTCCTCTGGCGCATCGAGCGCGCGCTGCCCGACCCCGGCCAGCTCGGCGTGTTCGACCGCTCGCAGTACGAGGACGTGCTGGTGGTGCGGGTCCACGACCTGGTGCCGCGGTCGGAGTGGATGCGCCGCTACGCCCAGATCAACGCCTTCGAGCGGCAGGCCCTGGCGCGCGGCATCACCGTCGTCAAGGTGATGCTGCACATCTCCTCCGACGAGCAGCGCGAGCGGCTGGGGGAGCGGCTGGCCCGCCCGGACAAGTACTACAAGTACAACCCCGGCGACATCGACGAGCGCGGCCGCTGGGGCGACTACATGGAGGCCTACCAGGCGGTGCTCGCCAAGACGAGCACCCGTGGGGCGCCCTGGCACGTCGTGCCGGCCGACCGCAAGTGGTACGCCCGGCTCGCCGTCCAGCAGATCCTGCTCGAGCACCTGCGGGGGCTGGACCTGCAGTGGCCCGAGGCGACCTTCGACGTCGCCGAGGAGAAGGAGCGCCTCGCGCAGAGCTGA